A window of the Danio aesculapii chromosome 10, fDanAes4.1, whole genome shotgun sequence genome harbors these coding sequences:
- the LOC130236757 gene encoding CD209 antigen-like protein C, with amino-acid sequence MWDYKRLEISAVVYECVSRNELQDKNRETLEIMLDISESVRDQDFRTNTYQPLQQTGSDRTKKKIFRACLVLLCFLLLTAVIVLSVYIYTNNTNYTQERNQLLNKIIASKTENDQLENQNQILKNEKKELLSKNHDLIKQGERLQREKNDLQKCVHELDGWFNYQSSFYFISSEDKSWSESRRYCRDGGADLIIINNKEEQDLVKKISGGANLWIVLTESDEEGRWKWVDGTNADLLHRFWSHPEPSGGKEENCAVSRSSGWGGGDYPCFYPLQWIYEKKSTLKCH; translated from the exons ATGTGGGATTACAAAAGACTGGAAATTTCAGCagttgtttatgagtgtgtgagcAGGAATGAGCTTCAGGACAAGAACAGAGAAACTTTGGAGATAATGCTGGATATCAGTGAGAGTGTGAGAGATCAAGACTTCAGAACAAACACATATCAACCACTTCAGCAAACAG GTAGTGATCGTACGAAGAAGAAGATCTTCAGAGCGTGTTTGGTGCTGCTGTGTTTTCTACTGCTGACTGCAGTCATAGTGCTGAGTGTCTACATttacacaaacaacacaaactaCACACAAGAGAGAAACCAGTTACTAAACAAGATCATAGCTTCCAAAACAGAAAACGATCAGTTAGAGAATCAGAACCAAATcctgaaaaatgaaaagaaagaatTATTATCCAAGAATCATGATCTAATAAAACAAGGAGAGCGGTTACAGCGAGAGAAAAATGACCTGCAAAAGTGTGTTCATGAACTGG ATGGATGGTTTAACTATCAGTCCAGTTTTTACTTCATTTCCTCTGAGGACAAGAGCTGGTCTGAGAGCAGAAGATACTGTAGAGACGGAGGAGCTGATCTGATCATCATAAACAACAAAGAAGAACAA GATCTTGTTAAGAAAATATCTGGTGGTGCTAAT ctctggATTGTTCTGACTGAGAGTGATGAAGAGGGCAGATGGAAATGGGTTGATGGCA CTAATGCTGATCTGTTGCACAGGTTCTGGTCTCATCCAGAACCCAGTGGAGGTAAAGAAGAGAACTGTGCTGTGTCTCGTTCAtcaggatggggggggggggattatcCATGTTTTTATCCTCTTCAATGGATCTATGAGAAGAAGAGcactttaaaatgtcattaa